One Leopardus geoffroyi isolate Oge1 chromosome B1, O.geoffroyi_Oge1_pat1.0, whole genome shotgun sequence DNA window includes the following coding sequences:
- the MBOAT4 gene encoding ghrelin O-acyltransferase gives MDWLQLFFLHPVSLYQGAAFPFALLFNYLCTMDSFSTPARYLFLLAGGGALAWAAMGSFAVLVLIPALCAGVLISSLGPRDVHRWAFFFQMSWQTLCHLGLHYTEYYLQERPSMRFCITLSSLMLLTQRVTSLSLDLCEGKVKAEARGIRGRSSVLEHLWKTLPYFSYLLFFPALLGGSLCSFQRFQARVQGSSSLGPRRSVWALTRMGLQILGLECLKVVLRKVVGAGAGLTDCRQLQCIRVMWSTAELFKLTYYSCWILDDALLHAAGFGPEFGQSPAGEGYVPDADIWTLETTHRISLFTRKWNQSTAGWLRRLIFQHGRAWPLLQTFAFSAWWHGLHPGQVFGFLCWALMVEADYLIHTFANLSIRSWPMQLLYRTVTWAHTQLIIAYIMLAVEVRSLSSLWLLCNSYNSVFPMVYCVLLFLLAKRNHKLT, from the exons ATGGATTGGCTTCAGCTGTTCTTCCTCCATCCTGTATCACTTTATCAAGGGGCTGCTTTTCCTTTTGCACTTCTGTTTAATTATCTCTGCACTATGGACTCATTTTCCACCCCTGCCAG GTACCTCTTTCTCCTGGCTGGAGGCGGGGCCCTGGCCTGGGCTGCTATGGGTTCCTTCGCCGTGCTTGTCCTCATCCCTGCTCTGTGCGCCGGGGTTCTGATTTCCTCTCTCGGCCCCCGGGATGTCCACAGGTGGGCTTTCTTCTTTCAGATGAGCTGGCAGACGCTGTGTCACCTGGGTCTGCACTATACCGAATATTACCTGCAAGAACGTCCTTCCATGAG GTTCTGCATCACTCTTTCCTCCCTCATGCTCTTGACCCAGAGGGTCACATCCCTCTCTCTGGACCTTTGTGAGGGAAAAGTGAAGGCAGAAGCAAGAGGCATCAGGGGCAGAAGCTCTGTTCTTGAACATCTGTGGAAGACACTGCCCTATTTCAGCTACTTGCTCTTTTTCCCTGCTCTCCTAGGAGGCTCCCTGTGTTCCTTCCAGAGATTTCAGGCTCGTGTTCAAGGGTCCAGCAGTTTGGGTCCCAGGCGCTCTGTCTGGGCTCTGACCCGGATGGGTCTGCAGATTCTGGGCCTCGAGTGCCTAAAGGTGGTCCTGAGGAAGGTGGTGGGTGCAGGAGCAGGTCTGACTGACTGCCGGCAACTCCAGTGCATCCGTGTCATGTGGTCCACAGCCGAGCTCTTCAAACTCACCTACTATTCCTGCTGGATCCTGGATGATGCGCTCCTCCATGCAGCAGGCTTTGGACCTGAATTTGGTCAGAGCCCTGCTGGGGAGGGATACGTCCCTGATGCGGACATTTGGacactggaaacaacccacagGATATCCCTGTTCACGAGAAAGTGGAACCAAAgcacagctgggtggctcagacgcCTCATATTCCAGCACGGCAGGGCCTGGCCATTGCTGCAGACATTTGCCTTCTCTGCCTGGTGGCACGGGCTCCATCCAGGACAGGTGTTTGGTTTCCTCTGCTGGGCTCTGATGGTGGAAGCTGATTACCTAATCCACACCTTTGCCAACTTGTCTATCAGATCCTGGCCGATGCAGCTGCTCTATAGAACTGTCACCTGGGCCCACACCCAGCTCATCATTGCCTATATCATGCTGGCGGTGGAGGTCAggagcctctcctctctctggctgctgtgtaATTCTTACAACAGTGTCTTTCCCATGGTgtattgtgttttgctttttcttttagcGAAGAGAAACCATAAATTGACCTGA